A single region of the Gossypium arboreum isolate Shixiya-1 chromosome 12, ASM2569848v2, whole genome shotgun sequence genome encodes:
- the LOC108472917 gene encoding BTB/POZ domain-containing protein At5g41330-like yields the protein MPSFDICCLETEPGLNSNVVSINVGGRIFQTTKQTLTQAGPKSLLYRLAETGSDRFVDRDPGQFPLLLSLLRSGTLPSKVKDFDLRDLIEESRFYGVESLLTSSLSDPSHFDAFALRKSSELPLNGRDTPSAIASTPFGSLHVSHGSKITSFDWSLTRKSTILTQFAAIDSLLAISPDIAAAGATDFSGLQILDLQKGRVKQVLNWENATRSGSTVQAIGSSGEFLFTSFESSRRNSNSILVYDMNTLNPVIEIARNEIFGADLDSAIPATKLRWVSGYGLLMASGSHSGLSGVSGNIKFWDIRSGNVAFELKEKVDCFADVCVSDNMNVLFKVGVSSGEVLNADLRCLGAVNNDANDNSNPWMCVENRRKVVNGKKEGLGCKIESHGNQVFCSKGGDIELWSEVAVGSGGRLKGRVFRKNVMGRVKAMGGLKVTNLAFGGNKMFVTRKDQQAVEVWQGSTGGF from the coding sequence ATGCCATCATTCGATATTTGTTGTTTGGAGACAGAACCGGGGTTGAACAGTAATGTCGTGTCGATTAATGTCGGCGGTCGGATTTTCCAAACGACCAAGCAGACCCTAACCCAAGCGGGTCCCAAATCCCTTCTTTATCGACTTGCGGAAACGGGTTCGGATCGTTTCGTGGACCGGGACCCGGGTCAGTTCCCGCTCCTCCTCTCCCTCCTCCGCAGCGGGACCCTTCCTTCGAAAGTCAAAGACTTTGACCTCCGGGACCTCATCGAAGAGTCCAGATTCTACGGCGTTGAGTCGCTTTTGACTAGCTCTTTAAGCGACCCTTCCCACTTTGACGCTTTTGCCCTCCGGAAGTCGTCTGAATTACCCTTAAACGGCCGCGACACCCCTTCTGCGATTGCCTCGACGCCGTTTGGGTCCCTGCATGTTTCCCACGGTAGCAAGATCACGTCTTTCGATTGGTCGCTGACAAGAAAGTCAACGATTTTGACCCAATTCGCCGCCATCGATTCCTTGCTCGCAATTTCCCCGGATATCGCGGCGGCCGGGGCCACCGACTTTTCGGGGCTCCAGATTCTCGATCTCCAAAAAGGACGCGTCAAACAGGTTCTCAATTGGGAGAACGCGACCCGATCCGGTTCCACGGTTCAAGCAATCGGTTCATCAGGCGAGTTCTTGTTTACTAGCTTCGAATCCAGTAGGAGAAACTCCAATTCAATCCTGGTTTATGATATGAATACATTGAACCCTGTTATTGAAATTGCTCGCAATGAGATTTTCGGGGCTGATCTCGATTCAGCCATCCCAGCTACAAAGCTGAGATGGGTTTCGGGTTACGGGTTACTCATGGCATCCGGGTCGCATAGTGGGTTATCGGGTGTATCGGGGAACATTAAGTTCTGGGATATAAGGTCGGGTAATGTAGCCTTTGAATTGAAGGAGAAAGTCGATTGCTTTGCCGATGTTTGTGTTTCGGATAATATGAATGTGCTTTTCAAGGTTGGAGTGAGCTCTGGGGAGGTTTTGAATGCGGATTTGAGGTGTTTAGGGGCTGTGAACAATGATGCAAATGATAATAGTAATCCATGGATGTGTGTTGAGAATAGAAGGAAGGTAGTGAATGGGAAGAAAGAAGGGTTAGGGTGCAAAATCGAGAGCCATGGGAATCAAGTGTTTTGCAGTAAAGGAGGGGATATCGAGTTGTGGTCGGAGGTGGCGGTGGGTTCGGGGGGTCGATTAAAGGGTAGGGTTTTTAGGAAGAATGTGATGGGGAGAGTGAAGGCAATGGGAGGCTTGAAGGTAACCAACTTGGCATTTGGTGGAAACAAGATGTTTGTAACCCGAAAGGATCAGCAAGCTGTTGAGGTTTGGCAAGGTTCAACGGGAGGGTTTTGA
- the LOC108474088 gene encoding probable E3 ubiquitin-protein ligase RHB1A isoform X2, producing MGGCCCCSSRGVENSAPADYCSTRASDRHVPLSSCNATASALSTGLLVDTNLEVSVPDAYRSPPAPIPFDAALGHPLTPSAAQGIHSSKSDEAVQTTNFGSGQETVAVNTQETCIKSDDAKELDCKAQDTTENESSKELEIELSKPVGSIVPTKEEEDCCPTCLEEYDEENPKIITKCEHHFHLACIFEWMERSETCPVCDKEMIFDLPTN from the exons ATGGGGGGTTGCTGCTGTTGTTCTTCTAGAGGAGTTGAAAATAGTGCACCAGCAGATTATTGT AGCACAAGAGCCTCAGATAGGCATGTTCCTTTATCTTCTTGCAATGCTACCGCCTCTGCCCTCTCCACTGGGCTGCTGGTTGACACAAATCTTGAGGTATCAGTTCCTGATGCTTATCGATCTCCTCCTGCTCCAATTCCATTTGATGCAGCTTTAGGACATCCTCTAACTCCTTCAGCTGCTCAAGGAATTCATAGCAGTAAGAGCGATGAAGCAGTGCAAACAACAAATTTTGGTTCTGGCCAAGAAACAGTTGCTGTAAACACTCAAGAGACTTGTATAAAATCTGATGATGCAAAGGAATTGGACTGCAAAGCACAAGATACTACTGAAAACGAATCTTCAAAAGAGCTAGAAATAGAACTTTCAAAACCAGTTGGATCAATCGTGCCTACAAAGGAGGAGGAAGATTGTTGTCCAACCTGTTTGGAAG AATATGATGAAGAAAATCCAAAAATTATCACAAAATGCGAGCATCATTTTCACCTTGCATGTATCTTTGAATGGATGGAAAGAAGTGAGACATGTCCTGTGTGTGATAAG GAAATGATATTTGACTTGCCCACCAATTAG
- the LOC108474088 gene encoding probable E3 ubiquitin-protein ligase RHB1A isoform X1, protein MGGCCCCSSRGVENSAPADYCSTRASDRHVPLSSCNATASALSTGLLVDTNLEVSVPDAYRSPPAPIPFDAALGHPLTPSAAQGIHSSKSDEAVQTTNFGSGQETVAVNTQETCIKSDDAKELDCKAQDTTENESSKELEIELSKPVGSIVPTKEEEDCCPTCLEEYDEENPKIITKCEHHFHLACIFEWMERSETCPVCDKVCLETIFISYKSLRIIVYNLSK, encoded by the exons ATGGGGGGTTGCTGCTGTTGTTCTTCTAGAGGAGTTGAAAATAGTGCACCAGCAGATTATTGT AGCACAAGAGCCTCAGATAGGCATGTTCCTTTATCTTCTTGCAATGCTACCGCCTCTGCCCTCTCCACTGGGCTGCTGGTTGACACAAATCTTGAGGTATCAGTTCCTGATGCTTATCGATCTCCTCCTGCTCCAATTCCATTTGATGCAGCTTTAGGACATCCTCTAACTCCTTCAGCTGCTCAAGGAATTCATAGCAGTAAGAGCGATGAAGCAGTGCAAACAACAAATTTTGGTTCTGGCCAAGAAACAGTTGCTGTAAACACTCAAGAGACTTGTATAAAATCTGATGATGCAAAGGAATTGGACTGCAAAGCACAAGATACTACTGAAAACGAATCTTCAAAAGAGCTAGAAATAGAACTTTCAAAACCAGTTGGATCAATCGTGCCTACAAAGGAGGAGGAAGATTGTTGTCCAACCTGTTTGGAAG AATATGATGAAGAAAATCCAAAAATTATCACAAAATGCGAGCATCATTTTCACCTTGCATGTATCTTTGAATGGATGGAAAGAAGTGAGACATGTCCTGTGTGTGATAAGGTTTGTCTTGAAACTATTTTCATCTCTTATAAGTCTTTAAGAATTATTGTATATAACCTAAGCAAATAA
- the LOC108474089 gene encoding ubiquitin-conjugating enzyme E2 4-like: MSSPSKRREMDLMKLMMSDYKVEMMNDGMQEFYVEFNGPKDSPYHGGMWRIRVELPDAYPYKSPSIGFVNKIYHPNVDEMSGSVCLDVINQTWSPMFDLVNVFEVFLPQLLLYPNPSDPLNGEAAALMMRDRTAYEEKVKEYREKYAKPEDVAGAEEVKSSDEELSEDEYAASDDEEIAGKPDL; encoded by the exons atgtcttCTCCAAGTAAACGCCGAGAGATGGACTTGATGAAACT GATGATGAGTGACTACAAAGTGGAGATGATGAATGATGGCATGCAAGAATTTTATGTTGAATTCAACGGACCAAAAGACA GTCCTTACCATGGTGGTATGTGGAGGATAAGGGTAGAGCTCCCAGATGCTTATCCTTATAAATCTCCATCAATTGGATTTGTGAACAAGATTTACCACCCAAATGTTGATGAAAT GTCTGGCTCAGTTTGTTTGGATGTCATCAATCAAACTTGGAGCCCTATGTTCG ATCTTGTTAATGTCTTTGAAGTGTTTCTTCCTCAACTCCTTTTGTATCCCAATCCATCAGACCCATTGAATGGTGAAGCTGCTGCTCTTATGATGCGTGATCGTACTGCTtatgaagaaaaagtgaaag AATATCGTGAGAAATATGCCAAACCTGAAGATGTTGCAGGAGCAGAAGAAGTGAAGTCAAGTGACGAAGAACTGAGTGAAGATGAATATGCTGCCTCGGATGATGAGGAAATCGCCGGAAAACCAGATCTTTAG
- the LOC108470769 gene encoding uncharacterized protein LOC108470769, which translates to MRGANGESRAMNNPLETIHAAANAIASAENRVPQSTVQKKRWGGWWSKYWCFRSYKQKKRIGPAVPVSETTSSRANIPAAEIPTQAVTVTLPFVAPPSSPASFLPSEPPSATQSPAGLVSLTSISASMYSPGPASIFAIGPYAHETQLVSPPVFSTFTTEPSTAPFTPPPESVHLTTPSSPEVPFAQFLGPNLQYGEAGQRFPIYQYEFQSYQLHPGSPIGQLISPSSGISGSGTSSPFPDGDFASGLRFPEFRMGDPPKLLSLEKLSNREWGSSHGSGTLTPDATTSTPRNGLRLDHPLSEIVSHPSLDKQNPIDQVAVNHRVSFELTTEEVIRCAETGAATSSEAVSESLRNEATKEREENTTKVADDYEYRVGETSNERPEKAPADREGTPQHHENQSLTLGSAKEFNFDNVDGVDAHKPILSSDWWANKKVAGKDDNVARNWSFFPMMQPGVS; encoded by the exons ATGAGAGGCGCAAATGGAGAATCTAGAGCTATGAATAACCCTTTGGAGACTATACATGCTGCGGCTAACGCGATCGCTTCAGCTGAGAATCGTGTCCCGCAATCTACGgttcag AAAAAAAGATGGGGTGGTTGGTGGAGCAAATATTGGTGTTTCAGATCTTACAAACAGAAAAAGCGAATTGGACCTGCTGTTCCTGTTTCTGAAACGACTTCTTCCCGTGCTAATATACCTGCTGCTGAAATTCCAACCCAAGCCGTTACAGTGACACTTCCCTTTGTTGCACCTCCTTCCTCTCCTGCATCTTTCCTTCCATCTGAACCCCCTTCTGCTACTCAATCTCCAGCTGGGTTAGTGTCTCTCACCTCTATTTCTGCCAGTATGTACTCCCCAGGGCCTGCTTCAATTTTTGCAATTGGCCCTTATGCTCATGAAACTCAGTTAGTTTCACCACCTGTTTTCTCCACCTTCACCACTGAACCTTCAACTGCTCCCTTCACTCCTCCTCCGGAGTCGGTACACTTGACCACACCATCCTCGCCCGAGGTGCCATTTGCTCAGTTCCTTGGCCCTAACCTCCAGTATGGAGAGGCTGGACAGAGATTCCCAATATACCAGTATGAATTTCAGTCCTATCAACTTCATCCTGGGAGCCCCATTGGGCAACTGATCTCACCAAGCTCAGGAATCTCAGGTTCTGGCACCTCATCTCCTTTCCCTGATGGTGATTTTGCTTCTGGTTTACGTTTTCCTGAGTTCCGAATGGGTGACCCTCCCAAGCTCTTGAGCCTTGAGAAGCTTTCCAACCGTGAATGGGGATCAAGTCATGGTTCTGGAACTTTAACCCCAGATGCTACAACGTCCACCCCCCGCAATGGTCTTCGTTTGGATCATCCGCTCTCTGAAATTGTGTCACATCCGAGTTTGGATAAACAAAACCCAATTGATCAAGTTGCAGTTAATCATAGAGTTTCATTTGAGTTGACTACAGAAGAAGTTATAAGATGTGCGGAAACTGGGGCAGCAACATCATCTGAAGCTGTTTCAGAATCTCTACGTAATGAAGCaacaaaagaaagagaagaaaacaCAACTAAGGTGGCAGATGATTATGAATATCGTGTCGGTGAAACATCCAATGAAAGACCAGAGAAAGCTCCAGCAGACAGGGAAGGCACACCGCAGCACCACGAGAATCAATCCTTAACACTCGGGTCAGCTAAAGAATTCAATTTTGACAACGTCGATGGAGTTGATGCCCATAAGCCTATTCTTAGTTCCGATTGGTGGGCCAACAAGAAGGTGGCCGGAAAGGATGATAACGTAGCCAGGAATTGGTCATTTTTTCCTATGATGCAACCAGGAGTAAGCTAA